In Electrophorus electricus isolate fEleEle1 chromosome 1, fEleEle1.pri, whole genome shotgun sequence, a single window of DNA contains:
- the ifi35 gene encoding interferon-induced 35 kDa protein homolog, whose amino-acid sequence MSSDEEFSLVSEDDLQKVLNEIKHLKLQHEALLKDHKLLKEASDNNVKFAQQFQQRSAQLRKNLEEEEKKHNEALKKDQERLESVKKEKNKLMLELIEMEQDLTKMNETNHILKQQTEVSTAVPEKKVVFKGETCEVAQSLSFDVKPNIVYPMEGGTALITFEDAQVAEKILSLMDHVVEIGDCSITVQAKTVNFLVPTYVEMDTQVCPRRILVSNLPKEEAEERILDKLEIHFSKSRNGGGEVEEIDMLHDSGNVVVTFIDGSVSKGLTDKLIHEVEMERGKKHKVKATPFLNGEITFFQTHYTVCKKTVLLTGIPAIMEQENLQDLLEIHFQKTANSGGEVDAIVYNPVGHSTLAVFEEDSPKEE is encoded by the exons ATGTCTTCAGATGAG GAGTTCTCTCTTGTATCTGAAGATGACCTACAGAAAGTCCTGAATGAAATTAAACATCTCAAG TTGCAGCACGAGGCCCTGCTGAAGGACCATAAACTTCTCAAAGAGGCTAGTGACAATAATGTCAAGTTTGCTCAGCAGTTCCAACAGAGATCTGCACAGTTGAGAAAGAAcctggaggaagaagagaagaagcaCAATGAGGCTTTGAAGAAGGACCAG GAAAGGCTGGAGAGtgtaaaaaaggagaaaaataaactcATGCTAGAGCTCATAGAAATGGAACAGGACCTGACAAAGATGAATGAAACCAACCACATCTTGAAACAGCAGACTGAG GTGTCCACTGCAGTGCCTGAGAAGAAGGTTGTATTTAAGGGAGAGACATGTGAAGTAGCTCAGTCCCTAAGCTTTGATGTGAAGCCCAACATTGTGTACCCTATGGAGGGAGGCACCGCCCTCATCACTTTCGAGGATGCACAAG TGGCTGAAAAGATCTTGAGCCTGATGGACCACGTGGTGGAGATTGGAGACTGTAGCATCACCGTACAGGCAAAAACAGTGAATTTCCTTGTGCCTACCTACGTGGAG ATGGACACTCAGGTTTGCCCACGCCGCATCCTTGTCTCAAACCTGCCAAAGGAGGAGGCCGAAGAGCGGATCCTCGACAAGCTCGAGATTCATTTCTCCAAGTCGAGGAATGGCGGAGGGGAGGTAGAGGAAATAGACATGCTGCACGATTCCGGCAACGTGGTCGTCACATTCATAGATGGCAGCG TTTCCAAAGGCCTCACTGATAAACTCATTCATGAGGTCGAGATGGAAAGGGGGAAAAAGCACAAGGTGAAGGCTACTCCCTTCCTCAATGGCGAGATCACGTTTTTCCAG ACTCATTACACCGTATGCAAGAAGACAGTGCTGCTCACTGGGATCCCTGCCATCATGGAGCAGGAGAACTTGCAGGACCTTCTGGAGATTCACTTCCAGAAGACAGCCAATAGTGGGGGAGAAGTGGACGCAATCGTTTACAACCCTGTGGGTCATAGCACGCTGGCTGTGTTTGAAGAGGATTCCCCCAAAGAGGAGTAG